One genomic window of Columba livia isolate bColLiv1 breed racing homer chromosome 9, bColLiv1.pat.W.v2, whole genome shotgun sequence includes the following:
- the LOC102098416 gene encoding phospholipid scramblase 1 isoform X2, with protein sequence MGVPPGLAVPPIQNQPFVKEGTIWMPVPPPLPNCPPGLEYLTQIDQILIHQQIELLEILTGFETNNKYEIKNTLGQRVYFAAEDTDCCTRNCCGPSRPFTLRIIDNLGHEVITLQRPLRCSSCCFPCCLQELEVQAPPGTPVGYVVQNWHPCLPKFTIQNEKKMDILKIIGPCVVCSCCEDINFEVKSVDETATVGRISKQWTGFVREAFTDADNFGITFPMDLDVKMKAVMIGACFLIDFMFFEHAGDKKQRAGVWQ encoded by the exons ATGGGAGTCCCACCTGGACTTGCTGTTCCACCCATCCAGAACCAACCCTTTGTGAAGGAGGGGACAATCTGGATGCCTGTCCCACCTCCTCTCCCCAACTGCCCTCCTGGACTGGAATACCTCACACAG ATTGACCAGATATTAATTCATCAGCAAATTGAACTTCTTGAGA ttttgactggctttgaaacaaacaacaaatacGAAATCAAGAATACTCTGGGGCAAAGGGTGTACTTTGCAGCAGAGGACACTGACTGCTGTACCAGGAATTGCTGTGGGCCATCACGACCCTTCACCCTCCGGATCATAGACAACCTGGGCCACGAGGTGATAACACTGCAGAGACCCCTCCGATGTTCTTCGTgctgctttccctgctgcttacaGGAG CTGGAAGTTCAGGCACCTCCAGGAACACCGGTTGGTTATGTCGTCCAGAACTGGCATCCCTGCCTGCCAAAATTTACcattcaaaatgagaaaaaaatggataTACTGAAAATCATTGGCCCATGTGTTGTCTGCAGCTGTTGTGAGGACATTAATTTTGAG GTGAAGTCTGTGGATGAGACTGCTACTGTTGGGAGGATTTCTAAGCAGTGGACTGGCTTTGTGAGAGAAGCCTTTACAGATGCAGATAACTTTGGAATCACATTCCCAATGGACCTTGatgtaaaaatgaaagctgTCATGATTGGTGCTTGCTTCCTTATT GACTTCATGTTTTTCGAGCATGCTGGTGATAAGAAACAGCGAGCAGGAGTTTGGCAATGA
- the PLSCR5 gene encoding phospholipid scramblase family member 5 isoform X3, producing MASQESKGQNNPVFKDYLPGSSDLPEENKPVEPTSLWKQTSHTHSLPPGLEYLNQLDRIIIHQQVELLEAILGTETSSKYEIKNHLGQRVYFAVEENGCFDRNLCSPIRSFTIRIADNTGREVITVNRPLRCNSCWFPCFLQENWDPFLPKFTIQNESKEEVLKIIGPYVTCGCFEDVDFEVKTLNEMSTIGKISKYWSGFVNNVFTNTANFGIQVPVDLDVRIKAVIIGACFLIDLMFFENSLDGL from the exons aATCTAAGGGACAAAATAACCCAGTCTTCAAGGATTATCTCCCTGGTTCTTCTGACCTTCCAGAAGAGAATAAGCCTGTTGAACCAACAAGTCTCTGGAAGCAAACATCACATACTCATAGCTTGCCACCTGGTCTGGAGTACCTGAACCAG ttggACCGGATAATTATTCATCAGCAGGTGGAGCTTCTTGAAG CCATACTTGGCACAGAGACCTCCAGCAAATATGAGATAAAAAACCATTTGGGACAAAGAGTTTACTTTGCAGTGGAAGAAAATGGTTGCTTTGATCGTAATTTGTGCTCGCCCATAAGGTCTTTCACCATAAGGATTGCTGATAACACGGGCCGAGAAGTGATTACAGTGAACAGACCTTTGAGATGTAATAGCTGCTGGTTCCCCTGCTTTCTTCAAGAG AACTGGGACCCTTTCCTGCCTAAGTTTACTATACAGaatgaaagcaaagaagaagTACTAAAAATAATTGGCCCATATGTAACTTGTGGCTGTTTTGAAGATGTTGACTTCGAG GTAAAAACTCTCAATGAGATGTCAACGATTGGCAAAATTTCCAAGTACTGGTCTGGATTTGTAAACAATGTCTTCACCAACACTGCCAACTTTGGGATCCAGGTCCCTGTAGATCTTGATGTGAGAATCAAGGCAGTAATAATTGGTGCTTGTTTCCTCATT GACTTAATGTTCTTTGAAAACTCTTTGGATGGATTATAA
- the LOC102098416 gene encoding phospholipid scramblase 1 isoform X3, giving the protein MVIDWGFPALLVFLQKLLGLVWPFLLTIISRSTAMQAHNPAPAPGFPNISYAPGNQVPYGYPQHAPGSYQGVAGAESYGFQVPAMGVPPGLAVPPIQNQPFVKEGTIWMPVPPPLPNCPPGLEYLTQIDQILIHQQIELLEILTGFETNNKYEIKNTLGQRVYFAAEDTDCCTRNCCGPSRPFTLRIIDNLGHEVITLQRPLRCSSCCFPCCLQELEVQAPPGTPVGYVVQNWHPCLPKFTIQNEKKMDILKIIGPCVVCSCCEDINFEVKSVDETATVGRISKQWTGFVREAFTDADNFGITFPMDLDVKMKAVMIGACFLIDFMFFEHAGDKKQRAGVWQ; this is encoded by the exons AT GGTTATTGATTGGGGCTTCCCTGCACTCCTGGTATTCCTGCAGAAGCTGTTAGGACTGGTGTGGCCTTTCTTGCT AACAATTATAAGCAGATCCACGGCAATGCAAG CACATAACCCTGCCCCAGCACCTGGATTTCCAAATATAAGCTATGCTCCAGGAAATCAAGTCCCTTACGGCTACCCGCAGCATGCACCTGGGAGTTACCAAG GTGTTGCAGGTGCAGAGAGCTATGGCTTCCAGGTTCCAGCCATGGGAGTCCCACCTGGACTTGCTGTTCCACCCATCCAGAACCAACCCTTTGTGAAGGAGGGGACAATCTGGATGCCTGTCCCACCTCCTCTCCCCAACTGCCCTCCTGGACTGGAATACCTCACACAG ATTGACCAGATATTAATTCATCAGCAAATTGAACTTCTTGAGA ttttgactggctttgaaacaaacaacaaatacGAAATCAAGAATACTCTGGGGCAAAGGGTGTACTTTGCAGCAGAGGACACTGACTGCTGTACCAGGAATTGCTGTGGGCCATCACGACCCTTCACCCTCCGGATCATAGACAACCTGGGCCACGAGGTGATAACACTGCAGAGACCCCTCCGATGTTCTTCGTgctgctttccctgctgcttacaGGAG CTGGAAGTTCAGGCACCTCCAGGAACACCGGTTGGTTATGTCGTCCAGAACTGGCATCCCTGCCTGCCAAAATTTACcattcaaaatgagaaaaaaatggataTACTGAAAATCATTGGCCCATGTGTTGTCTGCAGCTGTTGTGAGGACATTAATTTTGAG GTGAAGTCTGTGGATGAGACTGCTACTGTTGGGAGGATTTCTAAGCAGTGGACTGGCTTTGTGAGAGAAGCCTTTACAGATGCAGATAACTTTGGAATCACATTCCCAATGGACCTTGatgtaaaaatgaaagctgTCATGATTGGTGCTTGCTTCCTTATT GACTTCATGTTTTTCGAGCATGCTGGTGATAAGAAACAGCGAGCAGGAGTTTGGCAATGA
- the PLSCR5 gene encoding phospholipid scramblase family member 5 isoform X2, which translates to MASQESKGQNNPVFKDYLPGSSDLPEENKPVEPTSLWKQTSHTHSLPPGLEYLNQLDRIIIHQQVELLEAILGTETSSKYEIKNHLGQRVYFAVEENGCFDRNLCSPIRSFTIRIADNTGREVITVNRPLRCNSCWFPCFLQELEVQSPPGITVGYVVQNWDPFLPKFTIQNESKEEVLKIIGPYVTCGCFEDVDFEVKTLNEMSTIGKISKYWSGFVNNVFTNTANFGIQVPVDLDVRIKAVIIGACFLIFVYL; encoded by the exons aATCTAAGGGACAAAATAACCCAGTCTTCAAGGATTATCTCCCTGGTTCTTCTGACCTTCCAGAAGAGAATAAGCCTGTTGAACCAACAAGTCTCTGGAAGCAAACATCACATACTCATAGCTTGCCACCTGGTCTGGAGTACCTGAACCAG ttggACCGGATAATTATTCATCAGCAGGTGGAGCTTCTTGAAG CCATACTTGGCACAGAGACCTCCAGCAAATATGAGATAAAAAACCATTTGGGACAAAGAGTTTACTTTGCAGTGGAAGAAAATGGTTGCTTTGATCGTAATTTGTGCTCGCCCATAAGGTCTTTCACCATAAGGATTGCTGATAACACGGGCCGAGAAGTGATTACAGTGAACAGACCTTTGAGATGTAATAGCTGCTGGTTCCCCTGCTTTCTTCAAGAG TTAGAAGTTCAGTCCCCACCAGGAATAACAGTTGGATATGTTGTACAGAACTGGGACCCTTTCCTGCCTAAGTTTACTATACAGaatgaaagcaaagaagaagTACTAAAAATAATTGGCCCATATGTAACTTGTGGCTGTTTTGAAGATGTTGACTTCGAG GTAAAAACTCTCAATGAGATGTCAACGATTGGCAAAATTTCCAAGTACTGGTCTGGATTTGTAAACAATGTCTTCACCAACACTGCCAACTTTGGGATCCAGGTCCCTGTAGATCTTGATGTGAGAATCAAGGCAGTAATAATTGGTGCTTGTTTCCTCATT tttgtttatttgtag
- the LOC102098416 gene encoding phospholipid scramblase 1 isoform X1 translates to MQAHNPAPAPGFPNISYAPGNQVPYGYPQHAPGSYQGVAGAESYGFQVPAMGVPPGLAVPPIQNQPFVKEGTIWMPVPPPLPNCPPGLEYLTQIDQILIHQQIELLEILTGFETNNKYEIKNTLGQRVYFAAEDTDCCTRNCCGPSRPFTLRIIDNLGHEVITLQRPLRCSSCCFPCCLQELEVQAPPGTPVGYVVQNWHPCLPKFTIQNEKKMDILKIIGPCVVCSCCEDINFEVKSVDETATVGRISKQWTGFVREAFTDADNFGITFPMDLDVKMKAVMIGACFLIDFMFFEHAGDKKQRAGVWQ, encoded by the exons ATGCAAG CACATAACCCTGCCCCAGCACCTGGATTTCCAAATATAAGCTATGCTCCAGGAAATCAAGTCCCTTACGGCTACCCGCAGCATGCACCTGGGAGTTACCAAG GTGTTGCAGGTGCAGAGAGCTATGGCTTCCAGGTTCCAGCCATGGGAGTCCCACCTGGACTTGCTGTTCCACCCATCCAGAACCAACCCTTTGTGAAGGAGGGGACAATCTGGATGCCTGTCCCACCTCCTCTCCCCAACTGCCCTCCTGGACTGGAATACCTCACACAG ATTGACCAGATATTAATTCATCAGCAAATTGAACTTCTTGAGA ttttgactggctttgaaacaaacaacaaatacGAAATCAAGAATACTCTGGGGCAAAGGGTGTACTTTGCAGCAGAGGACACTGACTGCTGTACCAGGAATTGCTGTGGGCCATCACGACCCTTCACCCTCCGGATCATAGACAACCTGGGCCACGAGGTGATAACACTGCAGAGACCCCTCCGATGTTCTTCGTgctgctttccctgctgcttacaGGAG CTGGAAGTTCAGGCACCTCCAGGAACACCGGTTGGTTATGTCGTCCAGAACTGGCATCCCTGCCTGCCAAAATTTACcattcaaaatgagaaaaaaatggataTACTGAAAATCATTGGCCCATGTGTTGTCTGCAGCTGTTGTGAGGACATTAATTTTGAG GTGAAGTCTGTGGATGAGACTGCTACTGTTGGGAGGATTTCTAAGCAGTGGACTGGCTTTGTGAGAGAAGCCTTTACAGATGCAGATAACTTTGGAATCACATTCCCAATGGACCTTGatgtaaaaatgaaagctgTCATGATTGGTGCTTGCTTCCTTATT GACTTCATGTTTTTCGAGCATGCTGGTGATAAGAAACAGCGAGCAGGAGTTTGGCAATGA
- the PLSCR5 gene encoding phospholipid scramblase family member 5 isoform X1: MASQESKGQNNPVFKDYLPGSSDLPEENKPVEPTSLWKQTSHTHSLPPGLEYLNQLDRIIIHQQVELLEAILGTETSSKYEIKNHLGQRVYFAVEENGCFDRNLCSPIRSFTIRIADNTGREVITVNRPLRCNSCWFPCFLQELEVQSPPGITVGYVVQNWDPFLPKFTIQNESKEEVLKIIGPYVTCGCFEDVDFEVKTLNEMSTIGKISKYWSGFVNNVFTNTANFGIQVPVDLDVRIKAVIIGACFLIDLMFFENSLDGL; encoded by the exons aATCTAAGGGACAAAATAACCCAGTCTTCAAGGATTATCTCCCTGGTTCTTCTGACCTTCCAGAAGAGAATAAGCCTGTTGAACCAACAAGTCTCTGGAAGCAAACATCACATACTCATAGCTTGCCACCTGGTCTGGAGTACCTGAACCAG ttggACCGGATAATTATTCATCAGCAGGTGGAGCTTCTTGAAG CCATACTTGGCACAGAGACCTCCAGCAAATATGAGATAAAAAACCATTTGGGACAAAGAGTTTACTTTGCAGTGGAAGAAAATGGTTGCTTTGATCGTAATTTGTGCTCGCCCATAAGGTCTTTCACCATAAGGATTGCTGATAACACGGGCCGAGAAGTGATTACAGTGAACAGACCTTTGAGATGTAATAGCTGCTGGTTCCCCTGCTTTCTTCAAGAG TTAGAAGTTCAGTCCCCACCAGGAATAACAGTTGGATATGTTGTACAGAACTGGGACCCTTTCCTGCCTAAGTTTACTATACAGaatgaaagcaaagaagaagTACTAAAAATAATTGGCCCATATGTAACTTGTGGCTGTTTTGAAGATGTTGACTTCGAG GTAAAAACTCTCAATGAGATGTCAACGATTGGCAAAATTTCCAAGTACTGGTCTGGATTTGTAAACAATGTCTTCACCAACACTGCCAACTTTGGGATCCAGGTCCCTGTAGATCTTGATGTGAGAATCAAGGCAGTAATAATTGGTGCTTGTTTCCTCATT GACTTAATGTTCTTTGAAAACTCTTTGGATGGATTATAA